CATAGGAAACAAGtgtaagttattttttaattaaaataataacaattaactataTACTCAAAGTATTTGTTACATTTGTTTTGATGTCACTAAGATGATATGAAAttgtaattaagtattttagGGAGGGAAGAAAGTATGATTGCACCTctcaaaaattatttgtaatgttatttttgaaatagtgttttcaATCTAAAGAGAGAATGTTATGCTGTCAACATCTAACTGGGGTGTGCATACCAAATAGACAAATAGGCATTGCCTACCTTGTTgagaaactaaataaatataccactagtcttaaagttataatattgaaCTTCAATTATTGAAGTAAGTAGGATTTTCCTTCTACTTAATACTAAATACTAGTGATGCAACGGGAGAACCAGAAACGGAAACAGATGACAAAAGTAAATTTTAGCAGAAAAGGAGgtgtaaataatatgaaaaaaaaaaacaaatttacgaatatatttctttattaagtaTCAAATACACCAAATCTAGATTAGAAATCtactatataaaacaatattgcaACCTTGTAActgaacattttattaatattcaaaattaagtagtggtaagttatattttatgaaaagtaaTTTGGCCGCTTTTGCACCTAACAATCTGTTCCGGTATTCTTCGTATATACAACCAGCTTCACTAAATAATTGCTCACTGGCAACACTGCTGGGggtaaagacaaatattggtacACTAAGTGCAAAAGATTAcagtatttgtgtaaatttcattTCCAACACACAAGAGAATCTTTATTGAAAGGTAATCTTTTCTTTTTGTGCTCCTGAAAATGTGACTGTATCTGTGCGTAATTCTCAGCCGTCATAAACTTCCAATTGTACCTCCGTAAGTAGCGGAAACAGAAGCAGACATCCGTTGCATCACTACCAAATACTTATAGCAGTCATGACGTTCGCACAAGCAAAGTGCAAGATAAACAAGCTTGCTAAACAACATTGTGACAAAATAAACCGACTACTCCCTTACCGCATATTATCTGTTTCACTCACTCACCTTCACAATAGATCTGTTTTTACTTTTAGTTCCAAGTAAGAGACTTAGTAAATTACATTagtttttcttgttttttttaattttgttccaTGTATAGTATTAATTGTATTGTGAAGTTAAAGAATTTGCTGTGTGtttacgtaattaaaatatattggaGAAGTAAGAGTGTACCGATTGTGaggatttaattttaattttaataatttgcaaaacaaacttaaatgcaaattttataataattatgtgtttagatctaaacaatttgatttagatctaaataatacacaaataaaacacctgagagttgaacaaagcatacaaggttttatgacgatacgtcactcaaacggttagctcagttggttagagcactggcacggaacatcagaggtcgtgggttcgagtcccgcattgtccataaaattttgtgtttcaaattttatttagatatctTAGAAATAATAGAGCTTTTGGATAAGAAGTATAATGTTTCCCTGAAGTTCTTTGTGTCAACTAATAGTGACAGTACTGGTTGGTAGTGCATCAACCATGCAAAAATATTCTATAAAGTGTATTTGAATATGGTACATTATACACTAGATTATGTAATTTATACCCACTTATGCTCGGATACACAAACATTACACAAATTACATTTAACAAAAACGAATTGTAGCTGCTAAGATGTAATGGAATATTTAGAAAAacctgggcgtcattaatagagcacggcaatacttcaagccgcctacattctagcgctgtacaaagcgcaggtccggccacacatgcagtattgctgtcatctctggtatggcataccccagtatcagctcgatccatttgaccgcgtgcaacgcagagcagctcgaattgttggggacccagtactctgtgaacggctggatcacttggcgttgcgtagagacgtcgcttcattgtgtgtcttctaccgcatttatcacggggagtgttccgaagagctgtttaacctgattcctgccgccgaattccaccttcgcacgacacgccacaagttagggtatcatcctcaccatctggatgtgtggcggtcctccacagtgcggatttcaaggagctttcttccacgtactacaaagctgtggaatgaccttttgcggtgtttcctggacgatacgacatgggtaccttcaaaaaccggccgggcggcaacgctcctgtgattcctctgatgttgcaagagagtgtgggcggcggtgatcacttaacaacaggtgacccgtacgctcgtttgtcctcctattccataaaaaaaatctaaaatactAGGTATTTTAGGTCGTCATTTAGTCATCAATACAAActaatttgaagttatatattGATACATGGTGTATGAGATTGAGAGCCATTTAAGGTAAATTTTTAACACTTAATAACACAAAACACAACCACTTTGTACCATGTACTATGTGTCAGTGATACCACGAAATGTGGGACTAAATAATGGCCTTGTTCTTCAGAAGGACAGGTTTTTACACGAAAATTACTTTAGGGAATCAAAATGGCGCTGATTAAAAAgagaagaaaacttttgtaAGCAAGATGTAAGATGTAAAAGATGTCACTAGTAGTTCCCCATTGCATTCGCAAGTAAAGGTTCtatctcaataaaatttttaagtagggataacagagTGAGTTGTCATACTCAaccatgcagggcaagcctgtcagctattaagttggcatagaaacatcccattctgcacggatgCACGCCAaaaaagggaagatattagtaggatttccACCACCttggcacgacacgccacaagttaggatatcatccccaccatctggatgtgtggcggtcctccacagtgcggttttctaggagctttcttccacgtactacaaagctgtgaaatgagcttcgttgtgcggtgtttccgggacgatacgacatgggttccttcaaaaaaagcgcgtacaccttccttaagggccggctacgctcttgtgattcctctggtgttgcaagagaatgtgggcggcggtgatcacttaacaccaggtgacccgtacgctcttttgtcctcctattccataaaaaaaaggatgtaAAGTAAAAGGTAAAGGTGCATTGCAATCGGGTAATAAATGGTTTATTTTTATAGTGTCGGTGCAAATTTTTAAACTTGCAAGCACTTGACATGGGAACCTCACTCTTACGAATTGTCGGGATGTGTTAGTCTAAACATCCATCTAGGTACATGTTGTAACACACCCCAGGTCCACAgagccgacagacgttgtgctgtacacacgtgttaaatttgaaaaatcagccCAGACAttaggaggagatcactaacatacgtaggagaattatatgtcgactgtattgagaatctaaaccaatctcaaagtCACTGGAACAATGtgaaaaatcattcaaatcggtcttGCTATTTAGGAGGTAGTCCAATTATTGCGAACCTAAagtctaaaccatcctcgaatccacttgaacacacacagaaaatttcattcaaatcggtccagccgtttaggaggagttcactgtcaacacacatacagaataattatatatatatataaagattagcgtatagacgacctgacagcccgattgTGCGTAACCAATTTTGAATTATCGatactgccgccgaattccaccttcgcacgacacgccacaagttaggatatcatatccaccacctggatgtttggcggtcctccacagtgcggttttcaaggagcttccttctacgtactacatagctgtggaatgagcttccttgtgcggtgtttccgggacgatacgacatgggtaccatcaaaaaaggCGCGgacaccttccttgaaggccggcaacgctcatgtgattcctctggtgttgaaagagatgggtggcggtgatcacttaacaccaggtgacccgtacgttcgtttgtcctcctattccataaaaaaaagagtgcaATAGCTagtattatgaaaaaaatactaaggagtTACAAGTGTGGCTGTCTATgtacttgtcaatcaaaatcagttccactaacggccgttcccaatatactatctacagatagtgataaattactaccttctactgtcagtaattagctctcaataatctgaagctgtcccaatatacccgataagtcattcttatcgtcttatattgagacgcgtgaattgaaatttctatcgttggtaagctatacgtcgtcccattgacagacagcgtgcacggataaggtgacttaccgtcgataagtttattgggacagagaTAATAATCGTAAGTATTGTTACTTACGAttattatctcaagtaagagatagactcaatattgggaacggccgtaagaatagattcgctttcctatTCTTTCTTCCTGTATTTCCTTTAGAGATGTTCTCCCTAGCATGCCTTATCTCTCTATATCTCCACTCCAAACCTAATAACATTTCTGAGTGAATTAAAGTTAAATACTATCAGATTGAGTTCATGATCGgcttaaaatttcaaaattattaatgttacaGTTAAAGAAGACAGATGCCACACTATTGGTGTGGAGTTTGGCtctaaaatagtaaatattggAGGAAAATCTACGAAACTACAGATTTGGGATACAGCAGGGCAGGAAAGGTTCAGATCAGTTACCCGGTCTTACTACAGAGGCGCAGCTGGTGCTCTTCTTGTCTATGATACAACCTCTAGAGATTCATTCAATAGCCTGGCTAATTGGTTGAGAGATGCGAGAACTCTGGCGAGCCCCAATATTGTTATTCTGCTAGTGGGCAATAAGAGAGATTTAGAAGAATCAAGGGAAGTGACATTTACTGAAGCAAGCCAATTTGCACAAGACAATGGTAGTACATAttctattaaacatttttaattatatttaatttagcaaattTAAAGTGTAACTGGTACAAGACTCATTCTGTACTGGTGATCCAGCTAGAACCACTGGAGTTGCCTTGCTTGCGGTGGCTTCGTGTGCCGGGTCgcctccttccctcaaatatgtgtgaagggaacgatggctggtccatgtatCAActtgtgaacgggtgctgcttatGGTGCCAGGTCCacctgttttaattattaatgaatcattgtatttcttgaatgcaattactaattgtgacagtaatcacgaccatcatgttcacgaagcatacaaacaatgagttcaagctctaaaggttgatgcattttttatttatttattatttatttagattcaccagcggtaattacaataatacatttataattattattctaatttacaggggtcttattactaaatgcattaccttttaatttacataaaataagtataagttataaaacaaccattctataatgtaatgaaattaagaaattaacaaaatctactaaacaagtcaagaatacttataaattatttatttacaatacatttttttacatttttgcgaaaccttggcaacgAATCACTGAACGGGTtaagcatttataatcgtttataattttgcataatcgcATGCATcgaatatacgataatttatatttatacaattgattttttactactttacatgaaataatttatattatttaaacacgattcatatattggatacagcaccttacaaagtattttgttatgtatattacagatattgtaaaatactcatttgattgaaaagagtggccgttgagtttcttgtatgttcttttctcgagctcaactttttacgaactaatggtaaattcagtaatttataagaaatgttTTTATTGGTGATTCAGaatcgcttagtttaagcctatttgaatagagtttatttgactttgatatccagcggtggatttacactagggtcagttggggcaagtgaccagggcggcaaaattttgaaagtgaaaaaaatttttttagtcttatcaagattgctcaatataactaattaattctgttacaaatttttggtttaattgataattcaagaatttcaatttatccattatttgtaaattataattttggcatGTTtagtcaaaattaataattatattttatattata
Above is a genomic segment from Leptidea sinapis chromosome 35, ilLepSina1.1, whole genome shotgun sequence containing:
- the LOC126975331 gene encoding ras-related protein Rab-4B-like produces the protein MSESYEYLFKFLVIGSAGAGKSSLLNNFIGNKFKEDRCHTIGVEFGSKIVNIGGKSTKLQIWDTAGQERFRSVTRSYYRGAAGALLVYDTTSRDSFNSLANWLRDARTLASPNIVILLVGNKRDLEESREVTFTEASQFAQDNELMFLETSAKTGENVEEAFLKCSKTILAKIETGELDPERIGSGIQYGTATSKRLTAPKKPSRTGYDCTCNVK